The DNA window CGAGCGGTAGTGCACGACGACGCGCATTCCGCGCGCGCCCAGCCCCACGGCGATCGCGCGGCCGACGCGATGTCCCGCGCCCGTCACCAGCGCGATGCGGCCGCGGAGCTCCATCGTGCTATGCCCGTGCCGCGTCCGCGCCCGCGCGGCGGCGCGCCGCGACCCGCGCGTCCTGCCGCTCCAGCACCTCGATCGGGACCTGCATGATGCCGAGCTGCCGCGGATGGTCCGGGATGCCGTGCCAGTCGGAGCCGCCGCTCGTCACGAGCCCGAAGAAGTCGGCGAGCGCCTGCAGGCGCGCGCGGTCCTCGGCGTTGTGCACGGGGTGCTGCACCTCCAGCCCGTCGAGCCCCGCGGCGACGAGCGGCTCGACGCGGTCGCGCTTCCCCTCCCCCTTGGGATGCGCCCACACGGCGATGCCGCCGGCGGCGTGCGCGAGCGCGATCGCGTCCTTGGCGTCGAGGCGCGGCTTGTCGACGTACGCCGGCCGGCCGTCGCCGAGGAAGCGGTCGAACGCCTCGCGGATGTCCCTCGCGGCGCCCGCGGCGACGACCGCGCGCGCGACGTGCGGGCGCCCCACCGCGCCGCCCGCGGACTCGCGCAGCACGTCGTCCATCGTCACCGACACGCCGTGCACGCCCAGCAGCTGCACCATCCGCTCGGCGCGGGCGACGCGGTCGTCGCGGAAGCGCGCGAGCTCCGTGGCGATGACGTCGACGTTGTCGAGGTGCAGCGCCAGCAGGTGGATCTCGTTCTCACCGAGGTGCGCGCTCAGCTCGCAGCCGGCCACCACGCGAAGGCCGAGTCGCGCCCCCGCCGCCTGCGCCTCGGGGACGCCGGCAACGGTGTCGTGGTCGGTGAGCGCGAGCGCCGCCAGGTTCGCGGCGCGCGCCGCCTCCACCACCGCCGCTGGCGCGAGGTGGCCGTCGGACGCGGTGGAGTGCGCGTGCAGGTCGACGAACGGCCCAGCGGCGCTCGGAGGCCCGGCGGGAGCGGTCACGCGCCGGCGCCGGGCAGCGTGCTGGTACGGTAGCCCGCCTCCGGCGACGTCTCGCTCGGCTGCGACGCGCGCAGGAGCTCCAGCAGCTGGGCGTCGCTCATCTCGGCGAGCGAACGCTCGCGCGAGCGCTCGCCGTGCGGCGAGTAGCGCGTCACGCGCACCTCGCGCTCGTCGCCCTCGCCGGCGACGAAGATCAGCCCGAACTCGTCGAGGTTGTACTGCGTGACGAAGCCGGACGGGAAGACGCGCCAGGTGCGGCCGTCGGCGGTGATGCGGCGGGTCGGCATGGGTCGGAGATCAGGAAGCGTGCGGGATGCCGAGGTAGCGCTGCCACTCGGCCGCCTCGGCGTCGGGCGCGGCGCGGAAGTCGAGCGACTCCGACAGCAGGGCGTCCTGCACCAGCGCCGTCTGCAGCGCCGACGCGTCGCCGGCCTCGATGAACTCGACGACGCGTGTCTCGTCGTCGTGCTGCTCGAACGCCCACAGGTGGTACCCCACCGCGCGCGCGCTCGCCGTCCGTTCGGCGAGGCGCGCGCGGTAGGCGCCGCGCGCGTCCGCGTCGACCGTCAGGTGGCGGATGGCGAGGGCGCGCGGCATGGCAGCTCCAGCGGGATCAGAAGCCCTGCTCGGGCCAGCTCTCCAGCGTCTGCTTCACGAACGCCATGAAGCGGTCGGCGTCCGCGCCGTCGACGATGCGGTGGTCGAACGAGATCGAGAAGTAGCTGCACGTGCGGATGGCGATCGTGTCCTCGCCGTCCGGGCCCGTGATGACCTTGGGCCGCTTCTCGATCGCGCCCACGCCCATGATGCCGGACGTCGGCACCGGGATGATCGGCGTGCCCATGAGCGAGCCGAAGACGCCGGGGTTCGTGATCGTGAAGGTCGCGTTCTGGACCTCGGCCGGCTGCAGCTTCTTCGTGCGCGCGCGGTTGGCGAGGTCGTTCAGGTTGCGCGTCAGCCCGCTCAGCGACAGGTCGTCGGCGTTCTTGATCACCGGGACGATGAGGCCCCAGTCGAGCGCCACGGCGATGCCGATGTTGTACTGCTTGCGCAGCACGATCTCGTTGCCCCGGACCGCGGCGTTCATCGTCGGGAACCTCTTCAGGCCGTCGGTGACCGCCTTGATGATGAACGGGAGGTACGTGAGCTTCTCGCCCGTCGTGCGCTCGAACTGCGCGCGCAGCTTGGCGCGGATGCGCGCGACGCGCGTGAGGTCCATCTCGAAGAAGCTGGTGACGTGCGCGTTCCAGTGCCGCGACAGCGTCATGTGCTCCGCCGTCAGCTGGCGGATGCGGCTCATCGGCTCGACGACGTCGCCCGGGAGCGACTCGACGTGCGGCGCGGCGTGACCGCCGAGCAGCGCACCGGCCCGCGCCGACGGCGTCGCCGGACGCGCGGGCGCGGCGGGTGCGGCGGGCGCACTCGCCGACGCCGTGGCGGGCACGCCCGACTCCAGCAGCCCCATGATGTCGCGCTTGGTCACGCGGCCCGCGATCCCGCTGCCCTGCAGCGCGCCGAGCTCGATCCCGTGCTCCGCGGCGATCTTGCGGACGAGCGGGGAGCTCTTGCTGCGCACGCGGTCCTCGAAGCCGTTGCCCGAGGGCGCGGCCGCGTTGGACGCCGCGGCGGGCGCGGAGGGCGCGGCGCTCGCCACGGCCCCGGACGACGGCGCGGATGCCTCCGCGGCGGGCGCCGGCGCGGCGGCCGGCGCGCCGATCGGCGCGCTCTTGTCGGTCTCGATGCGGGCGACGATGGTGCCGACGGCGACCGTCTGCCCCTCGGTCACGGAGACCTCCGCGAGGATGCCGCCCGTCGGCGCCGGGATCTCCGCGTCGACCTTGTCGGTCGAGATCTCGAAGATCGGCTCGTCGCGCTTCACCTCGTCGCCGACTTTCTTGAGCCAGCGCGAGAGCGTGCCCTCGGCGATGGACTCGCCCATCTGCGGCATGATGACGTCTACACGAGCCACGGGATCAACTCCGGTTGGTGTTCGATGGGATGTCGCGCGGCGGGGCGCTCTGCAGCAGCCGCCAGCTCACGAGCGCGGGCAGCGAGAGCGCGCCGAGCAGCGCGCCCCAGCCCGCGTACACGTACCAGTCGCAGGACGGGATCCCCGAGCAGGACGGGGCCTTGGTGATCCACGCGACGATCTTGCTGACGAGCACTCCCGTCATCCCGCCGCTCGCGGCCCCCAGGGGAACCATGAAGCAGCCGATGGCGACGTTGCGCCCGCGGTCCGGATTGCTCGCCATGCTCAGTAGGCCGCCAGGCGACGCACGGCGCGCACCACGTCGGGCGTCTGCGGCAGCACGAAGTCCTCGAGCTGCGGCGCGTACGGGAGCGGGATGTCGTGCGCCGTCACGCGCAGCACCGGCGCGTCCAGCCACTCGAAGCAGGTCTCGCTGATGCGCGCCGTGATCTCGCCCGCGATGCCGCCGGTGCGCGTGTCCTCGTGCAGCACGAGCACCCGGTTGGTCTTCTTCACCGTCGCGACGATCGCCTCGTCGTCCAGCGGCGCCAGCGTGCGCAGGTCGATGACCTCGACCGACAGCCCGTCCTCCGCCTGCAGCTGCTCCGCCGCCTCGAGCGCCTTCCACGTCGCCGCGGCGTACGTGATGATCGAGACGTCGGTGCCCTCGCGCGCGACGCGCGCCTTGCCGATCGGCACGACGTGGTCGCCCGCGGGCATCACGCCCTTGATGCGGCGGTAGAGGTACTTGTGCTCGAAGAAGAGCACGCAGTCGTCGTCGCGGATCGCGGCCTTCATCAGCCCCTTCGCGTCCTCGGCCGTCGACGGATAGACGACCTTGAGGCCGGGCGTGTGGATGAAGCCCGCCTCCGGGTTCTGCGAGTGGAACGGGCCGCCGCGCACGTAGCCGCCGCTCGGCCCGCGCACGACCATCGGGCACGGCAGGAACGCGCGGTAGCGCGCCGTCGCGACGTAGTTCGTGAGGATGTCGTAGGCGTTGGCGATGAAGTCGATGAACTGCATCTCGACCACCGGCCGCATGCCCATGTGGGCCGCGCCGGCCGCCGCGCCGACGATCCCGATCTCGCTGATGGGCGTGTCGATCACGCGCGCCTCGCCGTACTTCGCGAGCAGCCCCTCCGTGACCTTGAACGCGCCGCCGAACGCGCCGATGTCCTCACCGAGGCAGAAGACGTTCTCGTCGCGCGCCATCTCCTCGAACAGCGCCTCGCGGATCGCCTCGAGGTAGGTGATCTCGGTCGTCACGCGTCCTCCTGCGACACGCGCGACTCGGTCTTCGCGTCGGCCTTGAAGACTCCCCAGCCGTCGGCCGCGCGCTCGCTCGGCGCGACGGCGCCCTCGACGCCCTCGCGGAACCAGAGCGGCCGCTCGCGCGGCGGATCGGCGTACACGCCCACGAGCGCGTCGAGCGCCTCGGGGAAGCCGGATGCCTCGGCCTCGTCGGTCGCGGCGTCCACCTCGGCGCGCACGCGGTCGTCCACCGCGGCCAGCTCCGACGCGTCGAAGCCGAGCTCCGTCGTCAGCCGCGCCACGTAGCGGTCGATCGGGTCGTTCTCGGCGGCCCAGCGCTCGATCTCGCCCGCGGGCACGTAGCTCTGGTTGTCGTGCTCCGCGTGGCCCTTGCGGCGGTACGTGAGCAGCTCGACGAGCTGCGTGCCCTCGCCGCGACGCGCGGCGTCGACCGCCTGCTTGGTCGCGTCGTAGGTCGCGAGCACGTCGTTGCCGTCGGCCTGGTAGCCGGGGATGCCGTAGCCGATCGCCTTGTCGATGAACTGCTTCGCGAGCGTCTGCTTCTCGGTCGGCGTGGAGTACGCGTAGTGGTTGTTCTCGATCACGACGACGAGCGGGCAGCGCTGCACGGCGGCGAAGTTGATCCCCTCGTGGAAGGCACCGGTGGACGTGGCGCCGTCGCCGACGTACACGAGGCCCACGCGGTCCTCGCCGCGCATCTTGAAGGACAGCGTGACCCCGGCCATCACCGGCACCATGTCGCCGAGCGGCGAGATCTGGCCGAGGAAGCCGCGCGTCGTGGCGGGATCGCCGACGTCCCCGAAGTGGATGTTCAGCTCGCGACCACGCGTGGGGCTGTCGCCCTTGGCCATGTACTGCTTCAGCACCTCGACCGGCGTCGCGCCCTTCACGAGCATCGAGCCGAGGTTGCGGATCAGCGGCGACATGACGTCGCGGCGCTCCAGCGCGAAGCAGCTGCCGACCGCGTCGGCCTCCTGCCCCAGCGAGCGGAAGAGCCCCCCGACGACCTTGGTCTGCCGGTACAGCGCGACGAGGCGCTCCTCGAGCGTGCGCGTGAGCCGCATCCAGTAGTAGAGCTCCAGCTTGGCCTCGCGTGACAGGGCGTCGCTCGGGCGCGCGCCACCACCGGTGACGGCGTCCTTCACGCGGCGCGCGATGCTGGATGCGCGTGCCGCCATCAGTACCCCGCCTCCATGGCGTGGCGCGTGTCGACGCGCCGGTGGAGCTGCACGAAGAACTTCTTCACGTTCTTATCGAGGCGGCTCTCGCCCACTTGGTCGGTGTGCACTTCGACGAACGTGTAGTGGCCGCCCTCCATGCGGACGGACAGCGCGAGCGTGCCGAGGGGGCCCGCGAAGCTGCGGGTGCGCTCGGCGGAGGCGGTGGTGGCCAGGCCCAGCGCCCCGAAGAAGGCGTCGGCCTGCTGCATCACGACGTCGGTGCCGACGCTCGTGCGATGGAAGTGGCGCATGGCGGTTACTTGAAGGGGCGCTCGCTCAGCGGGCGCGGCGCGGCGACGGTCTGCACCCAGTCCTCGACGCGCTCGATGGCCTGCGTCGAGTCGCGACGGAAGCGCATGCCGACCTTCCAGTCGCCGGCCGTCACGAACGTGATGCGCGCGATGTACGTCCCGACCTCGGGGGCCGGCGTGAACGAGTCGTACCGGTTCACGCGGTCCTCGCTGGTGGCGAAGATCTGCCCCTCGCCCCCCTCGATCGGCTGCTTCGTCTCGCGGTCGAGCACCACCACGCGATAGACCGTCGGCTCGTTCGCGTGCGGCGGCCGCGGGTCGATCGTCATGCGGAACTCGTAGTGCGGCGTCCAGTGCCGCAGGGGCTGCGGCTCGGCGGGGCCGCACGCCGCGGCGGCGGCGAGCAGCCCGGCCATCCCGAGGGACTGCGCGGCGCGCCCGACCGCGCCGCGGCGTGCGATCCCGCCGGCGATCATGCGTAATACTCCAGGCCGAGGTGCGTGATCTGGTCCTCGCCCATCAGATGACGGAGCGTGTTCTTGAGCTTCGTCTGCTGGATGAACAGGTCGTGCTCCGGCTGCAGGCCGGCCGCCGTCATCGGGCTCTTGTAGTAGAACGAGAGCCACTCCTGGATCCCCTTCATGCCCGCGCGCTGCGCGAAGTCGCTGAACAGCGCCAGGTCGAGCACGAGCGGCGCGGCCAGGATCGAGTCGCGGCAGAGGAAGTTGACCTTGATCTGCATCGGGTAGCCCATCCACCCGACGATGTCGATGTTGTCCCAGCCTTCCTTGTTGTCGCCGCGCGGCGGGTAGTAGTTGATGCGCACGACGTGGCTGAAGCCCTCGTACAGGTCCGGGTACTTCTCCGGCTGCAGGATCGTGTGCAGCACCGACAGCTTCGACTCCTCCTTCGTCTTGAACGACGCCGGATCGTCGAGCACCTCGCCGTCGCGGTTGCCGAGGATGTTGGTCGAGTACCAGCCCGCGAGGCCGAGCATGCGCGCCTTCATGCCGGGCGCGATGATCGTCTTCATCCAGGTCTGGCCGGTCTTGAAGTCCTTGCCCGAGAGCGCGACGCCCTTCTGGTTCGCCAGCTCCAGCAGCGCGGGCACGTCGGTCGTCAGGTTGGGCGCGCCGTTGGCGAAGGCGCAGCCCTCCATGATGGCCGCCCAGGCGTACAGCATCGACGGCGCGATCGCCTCGTCGCTCGCGTCCATCGCCTGCTCGAAGGCCTCGATGGTCGCGTGCTGCGGGCCGGCCTTGATGTAGATCTCGGTCGACGCGCACCACACGAGGACGACGCGGTCGCAGCCGTTCTGCGCCTTGAAGTCGCGGATGTCCTGGCGCAGCGCCTCGGCCTGCTCGCGCTTGGAGCCCGTCTTGACGTTGGTGCCGTTGATGCGCGTGACGTACTTGTTCTCGAACGCGGCCTTCATCGGCTTGATCGTGGACAGGAAGTCCTTGATCGGCTCGAGGTCGCGGTCCTCCAGCACGCCCGCCTTCTTGGCGGCCGTGTACGCGTCGTCCGGGATCGGGTCCCAGGCGCCGAACACCAGGTCGTCCAGGTTCGCCAGCGGGACGAAGTCCTTGATGAGCGGCGACCGGTTGTCGGTGCGCTTGCCCAGGCGGATGGTCGCCATCTGGGTGAGCGAGCCGATGGGCTTGGACAGCCCGCGGCGCACGCTCTCCACGCCGGCGATGAACGTCGTCGCCACGGCGCCGAGGCCCGGGGTGAGGATGCCGAGCTTGCCGGTGGCCGGCGCGATGGGCGAGGCCTGGCGGTCCTGCGCGGTCGAGGAACCCGTCACGGGGGAAAGTCTCCGAAGGATCAGGAAGGAAGGCCGGGGTCGCGGCCGCCGGTGGCGACGGCGGGCGGCACGGACGCGCCGGCGGGGTGGAGCTCCGGGTGGTCGATCGCCTGCGTCACCCGGTGGACGTACACGATGCGCTGCACGGCGGTGATCCAGGCCGTGACGGTCAGCAGCGTCACGATCAGCATCAGGACCCAGCCGCCCAGCGCCAGGCCGAAGAACGCCTGCGGGGCCGAGAGCAGCACGACGCGCTCGGGGCGCTGCATCATCCCGACCTTGGCGTCGATCCCCAGCGCCTCCGCGCGCGCGCGCGTGTACGACGTGAGGAAGGTGCCGATGATGCCCAGCAGCGTCATCGCGACCATCGGCGTGCCGGCCCACGGCGGCACGCCGTGCAGCACGTCGTTGCGGGCGAAGAAGATCGCCAGCCCGCCCAGCACCGCGCCGTCGGCCACGCGGTCGAGCGTCGAGTCGTAGAAGGCGCCGAACACCGTCGTCCTGCCCGACGCGCGCGCGACCTTGCCATCCAGCACGTCGAAGCACGCCGTCAGCCCCAGGAACCAGCCCGCCGTGCGGATGTGGCCCGTGGCGTAGATGGCGCCGCCGATCACGTACGTCAGCGTGCCGACGGTCGTGATCGTGTTCGGTCCGACGTTGTTCCGGACGAGCCAGGCGGCGAATGGATCAACGATCCGGAGGTAACCGGCCTTGATCCATTCCCAGAGTCGGAGCATGCGGGGAGGGGCGGGCGCATATAGGGACCCGCCCGCCCCGGGCGACGGCCGGACCGGCGGGGCCGGCGCGGCACGACGGCTCGAGGCGGGCGTGAACGCACGACGGGCCGAAGCAGAGGACTTCGGCCCGGAAAGCTATCGGCCGGTCGGAGGGGGATCAACGGGCGCCACCGTCGGCGCGCCGCTGCGCCCCCCGACGTCATCGCTCAGGGCACGCGCCAGGCGACACCGCGGCCGAGCACCACGTTCTCCTGCGAGTAGCTCACCGAGCCGTCCACCGGCGCGGCGCGCAGCGTCACGGCGGTGCCGGCCGCGATGCCGCGCACCGGGATCGACTCCGACGTGCGCGCGCCGACCTGCCGCAGGAACTGCTCGGCGCCGCTCGGGACGCGCACGTACACGTTCACCGCCTGCGCGAGGTTGTTCGTGAACTCGATGCTGCTCTCGGGCGCGCGGGCCTCGCCGGTGCTCACTTCCACCTGCCGCGGACCGCAGGCGACGGGGCCCGCCGCCAGCGCGGCGATGAGGGCCGTTCGGGCCAGCAGCGGGAGCCGGCGGCGCGGGGCGCCCGTCGGACGCTGGGTCATGCCTACCTCGTGAAGATGGGGATCGCGGATCGTCCGGCGAGCCCGGGGGTGCAAGAGCCATGCACCAGCGTGCGTCGGACGGCCGGGCCCGTGTACCGGGCGCCGGTGCCGCCGGGTATCATTCCCCCGCCTGCGCGGGCAGCCGCGGCGGGCCTCCCGCACCCCGGACGATGTCGACGACGATGCCCTGGTTCCCACGCGCGCGGGCGGCGCGCTCGCTCGCGCTGGGCTGCGCCGCGCTGAGCGCCGCGCTCGGCGCCTGCGCGCGCCCCGCCGCCACCTCCTCCCCCTCGCCGGCCGGGCCGGGCGGCGCCGCGGCGCTGCCGCCCGCCCCCACCGCGTCCGCCTTCTCGCGCTCCCTCACCGCGGCCGAGCAGGCGTGGGTCGAGCGGACCGTGACGGCGCTGCCGCTCCGCGACCGCGTCGCGCAGCTGGTCAACGTGTGGGTGCTCGGCGACTACGTGAACGCCGACGACCCGACCTTCGTGCGGGTGCGCGAGTGGATCGCGCAGGAGCACGTGGGCGGCGTCATCATGTCGCTCGGCTCCCCGCTGGAGGTCGCGGCGAAGGTCAACTCGATGCAGCGGATCGCGCTCGCGCAGCCGGCGCGCATCCCGCTGCTCGTGTCGAGCGACCTGGAGCCGGGCCTCGGCCGCTTCGAGGGCGGGACCTTCCTGCCGGTGAACGCGGGCTGGCTCAGCGCCGGCACCGCGACCGTGCTGCCGACGAACATGGCGATCGGCGCGACGGGCCGCCCCGAGGACGCGCGCGCCGCCGGCGCGATCATCGGACGCGAGGCGCGGGCGGCGGGCATCAACGTCGTCTTCGCGCCCGTCGTGGACGTCAACAACAACCCGAACAACCCCGTCATCAACGTCCGCTCGTTCGGCGAGGATCCGGCGTCGGTGGCACGCATGTCGGCCGAGTTCGTGGCCGGGCTGCAGGGCGAGGGCGTCGCGGGCGTCGCGAAGCACTTCCCCGGGCACGGCGACACCGACACCGACTCGCACAACGCGCTGCCGGTGATCCGCTCGGACCTCGCGCGCTTCCAGTCGGTGGAGCTGGTGCCCTTCCGCGCGGCCGCACAGGCCGGGATCGCGGGGATGATGAGCGCGCACATCGCGCTGCCGGCAATCCAGGGCGACGCGACGACGCCGGCGACGCTGGCGCCGGGCGTGATGACCGGGCTGCTGCGCGACTCGGTGAAGTTCCAGGGCGTCGTCTTCACCGACGCGATGACGATGGAGGGCGTGGGCCAGGGCTATCCCATCGAGAAGAGCTGCCCGCTCGCCGTGCAGGCCGGCAACGACGTGCTGCTGATGCCGAGCGACGTGAAGCGGTGCGTGGACGCGGTGGTCGCGGCCGTCGGTCGCGGCGAGATCGCGCCGGCGCGCATCGACGCGTCGCTCCGCCGCGTGCTCGCGCTCAAGGTGCGCACCGGCGCCGTCTCGCGGCCGATCGTCGATCTGGAGGCGCTGCGCGCGACGGTCGGCGCGCCCGCGCACTGGGCGACGGCGCGCGAGGTCGCGCAGCGCGCGGTGA is part of the Roseisolibacter agri genome and encodes:
- a CDS encoding inositol-3-phosphate synthase, whose protein sequence is MTGSSTAQDRQASPIAPATGKLGILTPGLGAVATTFIAGVESVRRGLSKPIGSLTQMATIRLGKRTDNRSPLIKDFVPLANLDDLVFGAWDPIPDDAYTAAKKAGVLEDRDLEPIKDFLSTIKPMKAAFENKYVTRINGTNVKTGSKREQAEALRQDIRDFKAQNGCDRVVLVWCASTEIYIKAGPQHATIEAFEQAMDASDEAIAPSMLYAWAAIMEGCAFANGAPNLTTDVPALLELANQKGVALSGKDFKTGQTWMKTIIAPGMKARMLGLAGWYSTNILGNRDGEVLDDPASFKTKEESKLSVLHTILQPEKYPDLYEGFSHVVRINYYPPRGDNKEGWDNIDIVGWMGYPMQIKVNFLCRDSILAAPLVLDLALFSDFAQRAGMKGIQEWLSFYYKSPMTAAGLQPEHDLFIQQTKLKNTLRHLMGEDQITHLGLEYYA
- a CDS encoding thiamine pyrophosphate-dependent dehydrogenase E1 component subunit alpha, producing the protein MAARASSIARRVKDAVTGGGARPSDALSREAKLELYYWMRLTRTLEERLVALYRQTKVVGGLFRSLGQEADAVGSCFALERRDVMSPLIRNLGSMLVKGATPVEVLKQYMAKGDSPTRGRELNIHFGDVGDPATTRGFLGQISPLGDMVPVMAGVTLSFKMRGEDRVGLVYVGDGATSTGAFHEGINFAAVQRCPLVVVIENNHYAYSTPTEKQTLAKQFIDKAIGYGIPGYQADGNDVLATYDATKQAVDAARRGEGTQLVELLTYRRKGHAEHDNQSYVPAGEIERWAAENDPIDRYVARLTTELGFDASELAAVDDRVRAEVDAATDEAEASGFPEALDALVGVYADPPRERPLWFREGVEGAVAPSERAADGWGVFKADAKTESRVSQEDA
- a CDS encoding glycoside hydrolase family 3 protein — translated: MSTTMPWFPRARAARSLALGCAALSAALGACARPAATSSPSPAGPGGAAALPPAPTASAFSRSLTAAEQAWVERTVTALPLRDRVAQLVNVWVLGDYVNADDPTFVRVREWIAQEHVGGVIMSLGSPLEVAAKVNSMQRIALAQPARIPLLVSSDLEPGLGRFEGGTFLPVNAGWLSAGTATVLPTNMAIGATGRPEDARAAGAIIGREARAAGINVVFAPVVDVNNNPNNPVINVRSFGEDPASVARMSAEFVAGLQGEGVAGVAKHFPGHGDTDTDSHNALPVIRSDLARFQSVELVPFRAAAQAGIAGMMSAHIALPAIQGDATTPATLAPGVMTGLLRDSVKFQGVVFTDAMTMEGVGQGYPIEKSCPLAVQAGNDVLLMPSDVKRCVDAVVAAVGRGEIAPARIDASLRRVLALKVRTGAVSRPIVDLEALRATVGAPAHWATAREVAQRAVTLLRDSAGLVPLGAAGTITAVVYAPETEAVAGMSFVSELKAGAKTVRDTRITPRSSVAALDSLAAQASTSDRIVVMTYTRTLEGSGRLAIPAHINAWIDRLASTGKLIVVAGGNPYVIKQFPHVGTYLVTYGRGDALERAAARAVLGRAPISGRSPVTLPGFFARGDGLQRGAAQ
- a CDS encoding alpha-ketoacid dehydrogenase subunit beta, with amino-acid sequence MTTEITYLEAIREALFEEMARDENVFCLGEDIGAFGGAFKVTEGLLAKYGEARVIDTPISEIGIVGAAAGAAHMGMRPVVEMQFIDFIANAYDILTNYVATARYRAFLPCPMVVRGPSGGYVRGGPFHSQNPEAGFIHTPGLKVVYPSTAEDAKGLMKAAIRDDDCVLFFEHKYLYRRIKGVMPAGDHVVPIGKARVAREGTDVSIITYAAATWKALEAAEQLQAEDGLSVEVIDLRTLAPLDDEAIVATVKKTNRVLVLHEDTRTGGIAGEITARISETCFEWLDAPVLRVTAHDIPLPYAPQLEDFVLPQTPDVVRAVRRLAAY
- a CDS encoding CDP-alcohol phosphatidyltransferase family protein, encoding MLRLWEWIKAGYLRIVDPFAAWLVRNNVGPNTITTVGTLTYVIGGAIYATGHIRTAGWFLGLTACFDVLDGKVARASGRTTVFGAFYDSTLDRVADGAVLGGLAIFFARNDVLHGVPPWAGTPMVAMTLLGIIGTFLTSYTRARAEALGIDAKVGMMQRPERVVLLSAPQAFFGLALGGWVLMLIVTLLTVTAWITAVQRIVYVHRVTQAIDHPELHPAGASVPPAVATGGRDPGLPS
- a CDS encoding PHP domain-containing protein is translated as MTAPAGPPSAAGPFVDLHAHSTASDGHLAPAAVVEAARAANLAALALTDHDTVAGVPEAQAAGARLGLRVVAGCELSAHLGENEIHLLALHLDNVDVIATELARFRDDRVARAERMVQLLGVHGVSVTMDDVLRESAGGAVGRPHVARAVVAAGAARDIREAFDRFLGDGRPAYVDKPRLDAKDAIALAHAAGGIAVWAHPKGEGKRDRVEPLVAAGLDGLEVQHPVHNAEDRARLQALADFFGLVTSGGSDWHGIPDHPRQLGIMQVPIEVLERQDARVAARRRAGADAARA
- a CDS encoding dihydrolipoamide acetyltransferase family protein: MARVDVIMPQMGESIAEGTLSRWLKKVGDEVKRDEPIFEISTDKVDAEIPAPTGGILAEVSVTEGQTVAVGTIVARIETDKSAPIGAPAAAPAPAAEASAPSSGAVASAAPSAPAAASNAAAPSGNGFEDRVRSKSSPLVRKIAAEHGIELGALQGSGIAGRVTKRDIMGLLESGVPATASASAPAAPAAPARPATPSARAGALLGGHAAPHVESLPGDVVEPMSRIRQLTAEHMTLSRHWNAHVTSFFEMDLTRVARIRAKLRAQFERTTGEKLTYLPFIIKAVTDGLKRFPTMNAAVRGNEIVLRKQYNIGIAVALDWGLIVPVIKNADDLSLSGLTRNLNDLANRARTKKLQPAEVQNATFTITNPGVFGSLMGTPIIPVPTSGIMGVGAIEKRPKVITGPDGEDTIAIRTCSYFSISFDHRIVDGADADRFMAFVKQTLESWPEQGF